In the Pseudomonas orientalis genome, one interval contains:
- a CDS encoding MFS transporter: MTQPHSNTPGALFETDLPARLDRLPWGRFHTLLVFALGITWLLDGLEVTLAGSVSGALKSSTGLNFSNVDIGLAGGVYIAGAVLGALLFGWLTDRLGRRKLFFITLWLYVGATAATAFSFNLESFLLFRFLTGMGIGGEYTAINSTIQEFTPARYRGWVDLTINGTFWLGAALGAGGAIVLLDPQIVGGDLGWRLCFGIGAALGLLILVMRLWLPESPRWLLIHGRHAEAQRIVDGIEARLRAQGHALAPVTSPPLRLHARDHTPLAEIFHTLFVSFRRRALVGMTLLTAQAFFYNAIFFTYALVLTDFYQVPAERVGWYVLPLALGNFCGPLLLGRLFDVIGRRVMISFTYATSGVLLALSGYAFQQGWFDVTQQAIAWMVIFFFASAAASSAYLTVAETFPLEIRALAIAVFYAFGTGLGGIIGPTLFGELIQTQQRSSLLIGYLIGAALMLIAAVVQAIWGVAAERKALEQVARPLSQAAG; this comes from the coding sequence ATGACCCAACCACACTCAAATACCCCTGGCGCGCTGTTCGAAACCGACCTGCCCGCACGCCTGGACCGATTGCCCTGGGGCCGCTTCCACACCTTGCTGGTGTTCGCCCTGGGTATCACCTGGCTGCTCGACGGCCTGGAAGTGACCCTGGCCGGTTCGGTGTCCGGCGCGCTGAAAAGCAGCACGGGCCTGAACTTCAGCAACGTCGACATCGGCCTCGCCGGTGGCGTCTACATCGCCGGCGCGGTGCTGGGTGCGCTGTTGTTCGGTTGGCTCACCGACCGCCTGGGCCGGCGCAAACTGTTCTTCATCACCCTGTGGCTCTATGTGGGCGCCACCGCCGCCACGGCGTTTTCCTTCAACCTGGAAAGCTTTCTGCTGTTCCGCTTCCTCACCGGCATGGGCATCGGCGGCGAATACACGGCGATCAACTCGACCATCCAGGAATTCACCCCGGCGCGTTATCGCGGCTGGGTCGACCTCACCATCAACGGCACCTTCTGGCTGGGCGCCGCCCTCGGTGCCGGCGGCGCCATTGTGCTGCTCGACCCGCAGATCGTCGGCGGCGACCTTGGCTGGCGCCTGTGCTTCGGCATCGGTGCCGCGTTGGGCCTGCTTATCCTGGTGATGCGCCTGTGGTTGCCGGAAAGCCCGCGCTGGTTGCTGATCCACGGCCGGCACGCCGAAGCACAGCGCATCGTCGACGGCATCGAAGCGCGCCTGCGCGCACAGGGCCATGCGCTGGCACCCGTCACCAGCCCGCCGCTGCGCCTGCACGCCCGCGACCACACGCCATTGGCCGAAATCTTCCACACCCTGTTCGTCAGCTTTCGCCGCCGCGCCCTGGTCGGCATGACCCTGCTCACCGCCCAGGCATTCTTCTACAACGCGATCTTTTTCACCTACGCGTTGGTGCTCACCGACTTCTATCAGGTACCCGCCGAGCGTGTCGGCTGGTACGTGCTGCCTCTGGCCCTCGGCAACTTCTGCGGGCCGCTGCTGCTCGGCCGCCTGTTCGACGTGATCGGCCGACGCGTGATGATCAGCTTTACCTACGCCACCTCCGGCGTATTGCTCGCGCTCAGCGGCTACGCTTTCCAGCAAGGCTGGTTCGATGTGACCCAGCAAGCCATCGCGTGGATGGTGATTTTCTTCTTCGCCTCGGCAGCGGCGAGCTCGGCGTACCTGACCGTGGCCGAGACGTTTCCCCTGGAGATACGCGCGCTGGCGATTGCGGTGTTCTACGCGTTCGGCACGGGGCTGGGCGGGATCATCGGGCCGACGTTGTTTGGCGAATTGATCCAGACGCAGCAGCGTAGCAGCCTGTTGATCGGTTACCTGATCGGCGCGGCGCTGATGCTCATCGCCGCGGTGGTGCAGGCGATCTGGGGCGTGGCGGCTGAGCGCAAGGCCCTGGAACAGGTGGCGCGGCCGTTGTCGCAGGCGGCTGGGTAA
- a CDS encoding S8/S53 family peptidase — protein sequence MPLNPAAFAMLLTLAAGTALASQEPLRLEQLKRCGDLLENQQQDWCLRVRGMGDATAHVKLGGKVLAQDVVQRDGDQLRLRLDSRRYQSGPLWLEDGPRTSNAAWLSLRNSQVVAAGPGEVAKNMDGLTTYVDLVSVLIEEDQDGRQEAERLARKYGAKVVGSIAPLNVFQLRLPATDLIQRDALVLRLGSETGVDAVVIEESAAEEAEHAAPRREAPKKPSPDSDEWAANRFLDAVAYYQRRIPGQHTPIVAQPVRIGVIERGVDFDTADFADYLGACAPRRTCVYAGDTGSADSHGTTVAGILAAGWNNGGNTGFLRGLDKAGGGFDVIVERNSDAGITANIAASVNLVEDGVRVLNWSWGIHRVGTKDVNGQDVDSLVRSGIAMSGYEELLEEFFLWLRKEHPDVIVVNSAGNGSAFSGSDEYRLPSSFITEQLLVVGGHQRNERDDVAVDDPAYAVTRSSSNVDMRVDITAAACAHASTPGADQEGAVHCGTSYATPMVAGLLAAMLSINPQLQPEQLRMLLRRSALAIGDNHDFERSDAQDLTAPILPSERNYQLNDNDVGRSARLDMQKALDLAVQSRSRVR from the coding sequence ATGCCCCTGAACCCTGCTGCTTTCGCGATGCTGTTGACCCTGGCCGCCGGTACGGCGCTCGCCTCCCAGGAACCGCTGCGCCTGGAGCAACTGAAACGCTGCGGTGACCTGCTGGAAAACCAGCAGCAGGACTGGTGCCTGCGCGTGCGCGGCATGGGCGACGCCACCGCGCACGTGAAACTGGGCGGCAAGGTGCTGGCGCAGGACGTCGTGCAGCGCGACGGCGATCAACTGCGCCTGCGCCTCGATAGCCGCCGCTACCAAAGCGGCCCGCTGTGGCTCGAAGACGGCCCGCGCACCAGCAACGCCGCCTGGTTGAGCCTGCGCAATAGCCAGGTGGTGGCCGCCGGGCCCGGCGAAGTGGCGAAGAACATGGACGGCCTGACCACTTATGTGGATCTGGTCAGCGTGCTGATCGAAGAAGACCAGGATGGCCGCCAGGAAGCCGAGCGCCTGGCGCGCAAGTACGGGGCGAAGGTGGTGGGCAGTATTGCGCCGCTGAATGTCTTTCAACTGCGCCTGCCGGCCACCGACCTGATACAGCGCGACGCCCTGGTGCTGCGCCTGGGCAGCGAGACAGGCGTGGACGCGGTGGTCATCGAGGAGTCCGCCGCCGAAGAAGCCGAGCACGCCGCCCCTCGCCGTGAAGCGCCGAAGAAGCCGTCACCGGACTCCGATGAATGGGCCGCCAACCGCTTTCTCGATGCGGTGGCCTATTACCAGCGGCGCATCCCGGGGCAGCACACGCCCATCGTGGCGCAACCAGTGCGCATTGGGGTGATCGAGCGCGGCGTGGATTTCGACACGGCGGATTTCGCCGACTACCTGGGCGCCTGCGCGCCCCGGCGCACGTGCGTCTACGCTGGCGATACAGGTTCAGCGGACAGCCATGGCACCACCGTGGCCGGCATCCTCGCGGCAGGCTGGAACAACGGCGGCAACACCGGCTTTCTGCGTGGCCTGGACAAGGCCGGCGGAGGCTTTGATGTGATCGTCGAGCGCAACTCCGATGCCGGAATTACCGCAAACATCGCCGCGTCAGTCAACCTCGTGGAGGACGGCGTGCGCGTACTCAACTGGAGCTGGGGCATTCATCGCGTCGGCACCAAGGACGTCAACGGCCAGGATGTCGACTCGCTGGTGCGCTCAGGCATAGCCATGAGCGGCTACGAAGAACTGCTCGAAGAATTCTTCCTGTGGCTGCGCAAGGAGCACCCCGATGTGATTGTGGTGAACTCCGCCGGTAACGGTTCGGCCTTCTCGGGCAGCGACGAGTACCGCCTGCCCTCCTCGTTCATCACCGAGCAGTTGCTGGTGGTGGGTGGGCACCAGCGCAACGAGCGCGACGACGTCGCCGTCGATGACCCAGCCTACGCCGTCACGCGCAGCTCCTCGAACGTGGACATGCGCGTCGACATCACCGCCGCCGCCTGCGCGCACGCTTCAACGCCGGGCGCCGACCAGGAAGGCGCCGTGCATTGCGGCACCTCCTACGCCACGCCGATGGTCGCGGGCCTGCTGGCGGCGATGCTGTCGATCAACCCGCAGCTGCAGCCCGAACAGCTGCGCATGCTGTTGCGCCGCAGCGCCCTGGCGATCGGCGATAACCATGACTTCGAACGCAGCGACGCCCAGGACCTCACGGCACCGATCCTGCCGTCGGAGCGCAATTACCAGCTCAATGACAATGATGTCGGGCGTTCGGCGCGGTTGGATATGCAAAAGGCGCTGGACCTGGCAGTGCAGAGTCGTTCGCGGGTGCGGTAA
- a CDS encoding GlxA family transcriptional regulator, with the protein MEADAPACKTLGFLLLDQFTLISLSCAVEPLRMANQLAGEELYRWRTLSLNGEPVWASDGVSVTPDAVAHEQRDLDAVIVCGGVGIQQAATPAHITWLRNQARLYCNRLGAVCTGSWALARGGLLDGFQCSVHWELMASLQEAFPRVTVSASVFCLDGNRFTSSGGTAPLDMMLHLIGRDHGHELAAAISQMFVYERIRNERDTQRVPLKHLLGTQQPKLQEVVALMEANLEEPIDLDELAAYVQVSRRQLERMFQRYLYCTPSRYYLKLRLTRARQLLMQTPISMVELAAICGFVSTPHFSKCYRDFFGVAPSDERSDMRLRLPITPRPVTKQGAPAKPKNMLEQAREESTFASVKIQRR; encoded by the coding sequence ATGGAAGCTGACGCGCCGGCCTGCAAGACCCTCGGCTTTCTGCTGCTGGACCAATTCACCCTGATATCGCTTTCCTGCGCGGTCGAACCCTTGCGCATGGCCAATCAATTGGCCGGCGAAGAACTCTATCGCTGGCGAACCCTCAGCCTTAACGGTGAGCCGGTGTGGGCGAGCGATGGCGTGTCGGTCACACCGGATGCGGTGGCGCATGAACAGCGTGACCTGGATGCCGTGATCGTGTGTGGCGGCGTGGGCATCCAGCAGGCCGCCACGCCTGCGCACATCACCTGGTTGCGCAACCAGGCGCGTCTGTACTGCAACCGCCTTGGCGCGGTGTGCACCGGCAGTTGGGCGCTGGCCAGGGGGGGCCTGCTCGATGGCTTCCAGTGCAGCGTGCATTGGGAACTGATGGCCTCCCTGCAGGAAGCCTTTCCCCGGGTCACGGTCAGCGCCAGCGTGTTCTGCCTCGATGGCAACCGCTTCACCAGTTCCGGCGGCACCGCGCCGTTGGACATGATGCTGCACCTGATCGGCCGCGATCACGGGCATGAACTGGCGGCGGCGATTTCCCAGATGTTCGTGTACGAGCGCATCCGCAATGAGCGCGACACCCAGCGCGTACCCCTCAAGCACCTGCTGGGTACGCAACAGCCCAAGCTGCAGGAAGTGGTGGCCCTGATGGAAGCCAACCTGGAAGAACCCATCGACCTCGATGAACTGGCCGCCTACGTACAGGTATCGCGGCGCCAGCTGGAGCGCATGTTCCAGCGCTATCTGTACTGCACGCCGTCGCGCTACTACCTCAAGCTGCGCCTGACCCGGGCGCGCCAGTTGCTCATGCAGACGCCGATATCGATGGTCGAACTCGCGGCGATCTGCGGCTTCGTGTCCACGCCGCACTTTTCCAAGTGCTATCGGGATTTCTTCGGCGTGGCGCCCAGTGACGAACGCTCGGACATGCGCCTGCGCCTGCCGATTACGCCGCGCCCGGTGACCAAACAGGGGGCTCCGGCCAAACCCAAGAACATGCTGGAGCAGGCACGGGAAGAATCGACGTTTGCCAGTGTGAAGATTCAGCGGCGTTGA
- the gabP gene encoding GABA permease has product MNSLNSNDSNGQLAQGFKPRHVTMLSIAGIIGAGLFVGSGHAIAAAGPAVLLAYLFSGLLVVLVMRMLGEMAVARPDTGSFSTYADQAIGRWAGFTIGWLYWWFWVLVIPIEALAAGHVLHQWFPQVDAWLFALLSIILLVITNLFSVAKYGEFEFWFAMAKVIAIIGFIGLGFGVLMGWMPDHEASGLSRLMEEHGGFAPNGLSAVVGAFITIMFSFIGTEAVTIAAAESSNPAQNIARATRSVIWRIGVFYLLSIFVVISVVPWNDPLLASVGSYQRALELMNIPNAKFMVDVVVLIAVASCMNSSIYISSRMLFSLGKRGDAPPALKRTSAAGVPRAAVIASTIIGAGVTLLSYFMPAGLFQFLLASSGAIALLVYLVIAISQLRMRRLLLRQNVELAFRMWLFPWLTYLVIVFICAALAVMMVTPEHRTEVSSTIGLALVISLIGVVTARQHGPSAKAVVVEPS; this is encoded by the coding sequence ATGAATAGCCTCAATTCCAACGATTCCAACGGTCAGCTGGCGCAGGGTTTCAAGCCGCGTCACGTCACCATGTTGTCCATCGCAGGCATTATCGGCGCGGGGTTGTTTGTCGGTTCCGGCCACGCCATCGCGGCGGCGGGGCCGGCGGTGTTGCTGGCGTATCTGTTCTCCGGCCTGCTGGTGGTGCTGGTGATGCGCATGCTCGGGGAAATGGCGGTAGCGCGCCCGGACACCGGTTCCTTTTCGACCTACGCCGACCAGGCCATCGGCCGCTGGGCGGGCTTTACCATCGGCTGGTTGTACTGGTGGTTCTGGGTGTTGGTGATTCCGATCGAGGCGCTGGCGGCAGGTCACGTGCTCCATCAGTGGTTTCCCCAGGTCGATGCGTGGCTGTTCGCTTTGTTGTCGATCATCCTGCTGGTGATCACCAACCTGTTCAGCGTAGCGAAGTACGGTGAATTCGAGTTCTGGTTCGCAATGGCCAAGGTCATCGCCATTATCGGCTTTATCGGCCTGGGTTTCGGCGTGCTGATGGGCTGGATGCCAGATCACGAAGCCAGTGGCTTGAGCCGGTTGATGGAAGAGCACGGCGGTTTTGCGCCCAACGGTCTGTCGGCGGTGGTCGGGGCGTTCATCACCATCATGTTCAGCTTTATCGGTACGGAGGCCGTGACCATCGCTGCGGCCGAATCGAGCAACCCGGCACAGAACATCGCCAGGGCCACGCGTTCGGTAATCTGGCGCATCGGCGTGTTCTACCTGTTGTCGATCTTTGTCGTCATTTCCGTGGTGCCCTGGAACGACCCGTTGCTGGCGTCCGTGGGCTCCTATCAACGCGCGCTGGAGCTGATGAACATCCCCAACGCCAAATTCATGGTCGACGTGGTGGTGTTGATCGCCGTCGCCAGTTGCATGAACTCCTCGATCTACATCTCTTCGCGCATGCTGTTCTCCCTGGGTAAACGCGGCGACGCGCCCCCTGCGCTTAAACGCACCTCTGCGGCGGGCGTGCCCAGGGCGGCGGTGATTGCCAGCACCATCATCGGCGCAGGGGTGACGCTACTGAGCTACTTCATGCCCGCCGGCCTGTTCCAGTTTCTGCTCGCCAGTTCCGGCGCCATCGCGTTGCTGGTGTACCTGGTCATCGCCATCTCGCAACTGCGCATGCGCCGGTTGCTGCTCAGGCAGAACGTCGAGCTGGCCTTTCGTATGTGGCTGTTCCCCTGGCTGACTTACCTAGTGATTGTGTTCATCTGCGCAGCGTTGGCCGTGATGATGGTGACGCCGGAACACCGCACCGAAGTGTCCTCGACGATTGGCCTGGCCCTGGTGATCTCCTTGATTGGCGTGGTCACGGCGCGTCAGCATGGGCCCTCGGCCAAGGCCGTTGTGGTTGAGCCCTCGTGA
- a CDS encoding OPT family oligopeptide transporter: MHPTSATTPVQRELSLRAVITGILLGILLTPSNVYAGLKIGWSFNMSIIALLIGYAIWQGLAKRSAAPLPWTLHESNINQTVASAAASIISGGLVAPIPAYTLLTGNQLEAIPMIAWVFSVSFLGIWIAWYLRPSLLNDKALKFPEGMATLETLLHIYNHGREAATRLKVLLGAALLSGWVKWVDTFLWAFPRWSPTAQLERLTFTTDPSLLLLGFGGIIGIRVGLTLLLGALLAWGGLGPWLLAHGLVNVAPGSSGPQFAALVEWLLWPGVSLMVCSTLASLAIRLWALHRTTRADGGTPWTLPKPGPAAGFALAIILVVSLQASLFGINLWMALLTIPLAICLAAVAARVVGATGIPPIGAIGQLSQLSFGIVAPGQVPINLMSANTAGGSAGQCTDLMNDFKVGKAIGATPHKQVIAQILGIFVGSIVGVFAYLALIPDPQTMLLTEQWPAPAVATWKAVAQTLTHGLDSLSPSIRWAIGIAGLIGVVLGVLDSTLPAHRSRYLPSAAALGLAFVLPASISLMMALGAVLTWWVSCRWPSVTERFAITAAAGLIAGESITGVGASFWQMVN; this comes from the coding sequence ATGCACCCCACCTCGGCAACCACCCCCGTACAACGTGAACTCAGCCTGCGAGCGGTCATCACCGGCATCCTGCTCGGTATCCTGCTCACACCGTCCAATGTGTACGCCGGCCTCAAGATCGGCTGGTCGTTCAACATGTCGATCATCGCGTTGTTGATCGGCTACGCGATCTGGCAGGGCCTGGCCAAACGCTCTGCAGCGCCCTTGCCGTGGACGCTGCATGAAAGCAATATCAACCAGACCGTCGCCTCGGCCGCCGCGTCGATCATTTCCGGCGGGCTGGTCGCGCCCATCCCGGCCTATACCTTGCTCACGGGCAACCAGCTGGAGGCGATCCCGATGATCGCCTGGGTGTTTTCCGTGAGCTTCCTGGGGATCTGGATCGCGTGGTACCTGCGGCCCTCATTGCTCAATGACAAGGCGCTGAAGTTTCCCGAAGGCATGGCGACCCTGGAAACCCTGCTGCACATCTACAACCACGGTCGCGAAGCGGCGACGCGCTTGAAAGTGCTGCTCGGCGCCGCGTTGCTGTCGGGTTGGGTCAAGTGGGTGGATACCTTCCTGTGGGCGTTCCCACGCTGGTCGCCGACGGCCCAGCTCGAACGCCTGACATTCACCACGGACCCCTCGCTGTTGCTGCTCGGTTTTGGCGGCATCATCGGCATCCGCGTGGGCCTGACACTGCTGCTTGGCGCTTTGCTGGCCTGGGGCGGGCTGGGGCCCTGGCTGTTGGCGCACGGGCTGGTAAATGTTGCCCCGGGCAGCAGCGGCCCGCAATTCGCCGCGCTGGTGGAATGGCTGTTGTGGCCGGGCGTAAGCCTGATGGTGTGTTCCACCCTGGCATCGTTGGCAATTCGCTTGTGGGCGTTGCACCGAACCACCCGGGCGGACGGAGGCACGCCCTGGACCCTGCCAAAGCCCGGCCCGGCGGCCGGGTTTGCCCTGGCGATCATCCTGGTCGTGAGCCTGCAGGCGTCGCTGTTCGGCATCAACCTGTGGATGGCACTGCTCACCATCCCCCTGGCCATCTGCCTGGCCGCCGTGGCCGCACGCGTGGTGGGCGCCACCGGCATTCCGCCGATTGGCGCGATCGGGCAATTGTCCCAACTGAGTTTCGGCATCGTCGCGCCGGGCCAGGTACCGATCAACCTGATGAGCGCCAACACCGCCGGCGGCTCGGCCGGGCAGTGCACGGACTTGATGAATGACTTCAAGGTCGGCAAGGCAATTGGCGCCACGCCCCACAAGCAAGTCATCGCGCAGATCCTGGGGATTTTTGTCGGCAGTATTGTCGGCGTATTCGCCTACCTGGCGCTGATTCCCGACCCACAGACCATGCTCCTCACCGAACAATGGCCGGCCCCGGCCGTCGCCACCTGGAAAGCCGTAGCGCAAACCCTGACCCACGGGCTGGACTCATTGTCACCGAGCATCCGCTGGGCCATCGGCATCGCGGGCTTGATCGGCGTGGTGCTGGGTGTGCTCGACAGCACCTTGCCTGCCCATCGCAGCCGCTACCTGCCAAGCGCCGCCGCCCTGGGGCTGGCGTTTGTATTACCGGCATCCATTTCGCTGATGATGGCCTTGGGCGCGGTGCTGACCTGGTGGGTCAGCTGTCGTTGGCCCAGTGTGACGGAGCGCTTCGCAATTACTGCAGCGGCCGGCTTGATTGCGGGGGAAAGCATCACCGGAGTAGGGGCGTCATTCTGGCAGATGGTCAATTAA
- a CDS encoding glutathione S-transferase family protein, with product MITVHHLNNSRSQRILWLLEELGLPYQIKRYQRDPKTNLAPPELKAIHPLGKSPVIEDGSRVLIESAAIIDYLIRRHGNGRLQPDPASATYDQYVQWLHFAEGSAMLPLMLNLYVGRLGEAGAPLHPRIESELANYLGYLNDVLGQTPYLVGDELTGADIQMSFIGEIAKAQGKLQAYTNLAAWVDKLQQRPAYRKAVEQGGEYAFAK from the coding sequence ATGATTACCGTCCACCACCTCAACAACTCGCGCTCCCAGCGCATCCTCTGGCTGCTGGAAGAACTGGGCCTGCCTTACCAGATCAAGCGCTACCAGCGCGACCCGAAAACCAACCTCGCGCCACCCGAGCTCAAGGCGATTCATCCGTTGGGTAAATCGCCGGTGATCGAGGACGGGTCCCGCGTACTGATTGAGTCGGCTGCCATTATCGACTACCTGATTCGCCGCCACGGCAACGGCCGACTGCAACCCGATCCGGCCAGCGCCACCTATGATCAATACGTGCAATGGCTGCATTTTGCCGAGGGCTCGGCCATGCTGCCGCTGATGCTCAACCTCTACGTCGGTCGCCTGGGTGAAGCCGGCGCGCCGCTGCACCCGCGCATTGAATCGGAGCTGGCCAACTACCTTGGCTACCTCAATGACGTACTCGGGCAAACGCCGTACCTGGTGGGTGACGAGCTGACCGGTGCTGATATTCAGATGAGCTTTATCGGTGAGATAGCCAAGGCCCAGGGCAAGTTGCAGGCCTATACGAACCTCGCGGCGTGGGTGGACAAGCTCCAGCAGCGGCCGGCTTATCGCAAGGCGGTGGAGCAGGGCGGCGAGTACGCGTTCGCTAAATAG
- a CDS encoding methyl-accepting chemotaxis protein: MQRLLSPGIRLLGRFGFARKFQLLFLLFMLPLAGSLWMIGQDYHDKLAVITSEQSGVRQLLALDSLDAQLSAQRNLAARWKALDILHAPTPAAQAAMARVDAGSPLIQQGLQTLGDTLKTHHASAATQARFDTLQAAVKGMDTQALRTVGWWPDGYDRFTAALTAMQSLREQITLDTGLILDPWLETYLLMQISSQHTPDLIERIGRTASVGQSSIASGQFTLQSRLQMRDLRGRIGDARDQLVKAATALKAKQYSGLEPWTEQYDTSLQRLDSELKTLDDGVFGGTIKLDSAAFDQSVDAMLAALGALRSQSLHSLDARLSYYRERSLQHFIPVAATFSLLALAALYLFICLQASIRRSASGITTLAESLRDGNLRVEVAVQGRDELAAISTALNVAVVQLRTSLLGVNHETQQLGATVLILSAQSGSTLTDVEDQRHQISQIAAAATQLAATSLGVARSCEQAADSAQHTRRIAEDSSRDSQRTTASIQQLNQRLTDTANALEQVSQQGQQIQSVVDTIRGIAEQTNLLALNAAIEAARAGEQGRGFAVVADEVRSLSQRTQASTAQIAGTVDSLRATVSQAVSLMGAACEQALTDAESVTGLGARLGEIAGAVQHVTDTLAHIAAAVEEQAATADEVSGNIQQVDQAAGRLLDGARAVNQAADSLSQGSRALSDNTARFRLG, from the coding sequence ATGCAAAGACTTTTATCACCCGGTATCCGTCTGCTGGGGCGGTTCGGTTTCGCGCGTAAGTTTCAGCTGCTGTTCCTACTGTTCATGCTGCCGCTCGCCGGCAGCCTGTGGATGATCGGCCAGGATTACCACGACAAACTCGCGGTGATTACCAGCGAACAGTCCGGCGTGCGCCAACTGTTGGCGCTGGACTCCCTCGATGCGCAACTGAGCGCCCAGCGCAACCTGGCCGCGCGCTGGAAAGCCCTGGATATTCTGCATGCCCCGACCCCTGCCGCCCAGGCTGCGATGGCCAGGGTGGATGCGGGCAGTCCGCTGATTCAACAAGGTCTGCAAACCCTGGGTGACACCCTCAAGACCCATCACGCCAGCGCCGCTACCCAGGCACGCTTCGACACGTTGCAGGCGGCGGTCAAGGGCATGGACACCCAGGCCCTGCGCACCGTCGGCTGGTGGCCGGATGGCTATGACCGTTTCACCGCCGCCCTGACCGCCATGCAATCGCTGCGCGAACAGATCACTCTGGACACCGGCCTGATCCTCGATCCCTGGCTGGAAACCTACCTGCTGATGCAGATTTCCAGCCAGCACACACCGGACCTGATCGAGCGTATCGGCCGCACGGCCAGCGTCGGCCAATCCTCGATTGCCTCGGGCCAGTTCACCCTGCAAAGCCGCTTGCAGATGCGTGACCTGCGCGGCCGCATCGGCGATGCGCGGGATCAGTTGGTCAAGGCCGCCACGGCGCTGAAGGCCAAGCAATACTCCGGCCTTGAACCCTGGACCGAGCAATACGACACCAGCCTGCAACGCCTGGACAGCGAACTCAAAACCCTGGACGACGGCGTGTTCGGCGGCACCATCAAGCTCGACAGCGCCGCGTTCGATCAAAGTGTCGACGCCATGCTCGCGGCGTTGGGCGCGTTGCGCAGCCAGTCGCTGCATTCGCTCGATGCACGCTTGAGTTACTACCGCGAGCGATCCTTGCAGCACTTCATCCCGGTGGCGGCGACGTTCAGCCTGCTGGCGCTGGCGGCGCTGTACCTGTTCATCTGCCTGCAAGCTTCGATCCGTCGCAGCGCGAGCGGCATTACCACCCTCGCCGAATCCCTGCGTGACGGTAACCTGCGCGTCGAAGTGGCGGTGCAGGGGCGTGATGAACTGGCCGCCATCAGCACGGCGCTCAACGTTGCCGTGGTGCAACTGCGTACCAGCCTGCTCGGGGTCAATCATGAAACCCAGCAACTGGGCGCCACCGTGCTCATCCTCAGCGCGCAATCGGGCAGCACCCTTACCGACGTCGAAGACCAGCGGCACCAGATCAGCCAGATCGCCGCCGCCGCCACCCAGTTGGCCGCTACCTCCCTGGGCGTCGCCAGAAGCTGCGAGCAGGCTGCTGACAGCGCCCAGCACACCCGGCGTATCGCCGAAGACAGCAGCCGCGACAGCCAGCGCACCACGGCCAGTATCCAGCAGCTCAACCAGCGCCTGACTGACACTGCCAATGCCCTGGAACAGGTCAGCCAGCAGGGCCAGCAGATTCAATCGGTGGTCGACACCATTCGCGGCATTGCCGAACAGACCAACCTGCTGGCCCTCAACGCCGCCATCGAAGCCGCCCGCGCCGGCGAGCAAGGCCGAGGCTTTGCGGTGGTCGCCGATGAAGTGCGCAGCCTGTCGCAACGCACCCAGGCCTCCACCGCACAGATCGCCGGCACGGTGGACAGCCTGCGCGCCACGGTCAGCCAGGCCGTCAGCCTGATGGGCGCCGCCTGCGAGCAGGCGCTCACCGATGCCGAATCCGTCACCGGCCTGGGTGCGCGCCTGGGGGAAATTGCCGGTGCCGTGCAGCACGTCACCGACACCCTGGCGCACATCGCCGCCGCCGTGGAGGAACAGGCAGCGACGGCGGACGAGGTGAGCGGCAATATCCAGCAGGTCGACCAGGCGGCCGGGCGCCTGCTCGACGGCGCCCGGGCGGTCAATCAGGCGGCTGACAGCCTCAGCCAGGGCAGCCGGGCGTTGAGCGATAACACGGCGCGGTTTCGATTGGGATGA
- a CDS encoding tRNA (adenine(22)-N(1))-methyltransferase gives MNPHTLSLRLERVAAQVPAGARLADIGSDHGYLPVALMRRGAIAGAVAGEAASTPFQAARRTVRNSGLEAYISVRLADGLAAIAPDDAITAISLCGMGGETIRDILDQGKAQLSGRERLVLQPNGGEYPLRHWLMHNDYRIVHEELLHENRFYYEIIVAERTGPVSYTEEQLYFGPLHLLERSPAFVAKWQRLLHQKQKTLASFENARQSVPEEKIHRTARHIQWMTQLLT, from the coding sequence TTGAATCCACACACATTGTCCCTGCGCCTGGAGCGCGTGGCCGCGCAGGTGCCGGCCGGCGCGCGCCTGGCCGACATCGGCTCGGACCACGGTTACTTGCCGGTGGCGCTGATGCGCCGTGGCGCCATTGCCGGCGCGGTGGCGGGGGAGGCTGCGAGCACGCCCTTTCAGGCGGCCCGGCGCACCGTGCGCAACAGCGGCCTTGAAGCCTATATCAGCGTGCGCCTGGCCGATGGGCTGGCGGCCATCGCGCCGGACGACGCCATCACCGCCATCAGCCTGTGCGGCATGGGCGGCGAGACGATTCGTGACATTCTCGACCAAGGCAAGGCACAGTTGAGCGGCCGGGAACGCTTGGTCCTGCAACCCAATGGCGGCGAGTATCCATTGCGCCACTGGTTGATGCACAACGACTATCGCATCGTGCACGAAGAGCTGCTGCACGAGAACCGCTTCTATTACGAAATCATCGTCGCCGAACGGACCGGGCCTGTGTCCTACACCGAAGAACAGCTGTATTTCGGACCGCTGCATTTGCTGGAGCGCAGTCCGGCGTTCGTGGCGAAGTGGCAGCGCTTGCTGCATCAGAAACAAAAGACCCTGGCCAGTTTCGAGAACGCCAGGCAGTCGGTGCCGGAAGAAAAAATCCACCGGACCGCCCGGCATATACAGTGGATGACTCAACTGCTGACCTGA